From the genome of Colwellia psychrerythraea 34H, one region includes:
- a CDS encoding TonB-dependent receptor, protein MKATSTTNMASSLLMLIAAMPVTTLAASEESSEKNASKNMVKATDKKAKAQDIEVIEVTSRRNQANSEMTEQTEQLMSVAGIGNDPLSAVYSLPGIVYAGGDTGSPAVRGSSPEDNAFYIDDMPAGYIFHLFGDSIFNENLIQDFTLHPAAFGSEYGNATGGVFDVQLRDPRQKDITTTVDLSMLKSGVMVEGETFEDQAFYVSYRRSQIHLFLPEGEEDEGYTVFKAPISEDYQGKYQWLIGDAHKLTLSASGASDTGGINISENSEEGRIDPDSVGDFKITTKFDSQSLSWQYYGDEEKIMQLVAGHTVNTTDQIFGKGQFIKVDEESYNVRFSSQITWLDNHKLGFGFDYSKSDVDYSFDMIPYYCTENDADCNENKGDRIQDVATLTDEDIAVYVHDIWQLSDAWQLTVGLRAERNDYTGQNFVHPRLALDWFATDDLTFKAKAGTYSRFPDVDTALNKLGNPKIKSPQATHYSLGVDYDLNGIWFTSLDIYHKELTKLPRSVDENTAVEDAEVHYTNDTSGDAQGVEWLVRHERHNGWFGWASLSWSQSQRTDDLTNVTADYYLDTPLVANVVVNYELNERWDFGLRFTLRSGAKYTPIVGLRENPDYEDHFLPTYGELNAKTLPVYHRLDLEANYKTNYWGYDAQWTWAIINAMAQKNVSGYYYDPSDNDSLTEYNVSGEEDIGVFPYIGLKMTF, encoded by the coding sequence ATGAAAGCAACATCCACCACTAATATGGCAAGTTCACTTTTAATGCTAATAGCGGCAATGCCTGTCACGACATTGGCAGCATCAGAAGAAAGTTCAGAAAAAAATGCCAGTAAAAACATGGTTAAAGCAACAGATAAAAAAGCAAAAGCTCAAGATATTGAAGTTATCGAAGTCACCTCAAGACGTAATCAAGCCAACAGTGAGATGACTGAACAAACTGAGCAGTTAATGAGTGTTGCCGGTATTGGCAATGACCCATTAAGCGCCGTTTATAGTTTACCCGGTATTGTTTATGCTGGTGGTGATACTGGTTCACCTGCAGTGCGCGGATCTTCACCTGAAGATAATGCCTTTTACATTGATGACATGCCCGCAGGTTACATATTCCATTTATTTGGCGACAGTATTTTTAATGAAAACCTTATTCAAGATTTCACCTTACATCCAGCGGCATTTGGCAGTGAATATGGCAATGCCACTGGCGGTGTTTTTGATGTGCAATTACGCGATCCTCGACAAAAGGATATCACCACTACCGTTGATTTAAGCATGCTCAAAAGTGGCGTTATGGTCGAAGGTGAAACCTTTGAAGACCAAGCTTTCTACGTGTCTTATCGTCGTAGTCAAATCCATTTATTTTTACCTGAAGGTGAAGAAGACGAAGGATATACGGTATTTAAAGCCCCGATAAGTGAAGATTACCAGGGTAAATATCAGTGGCTCATTGGTGATGCTCACAAACTTACCTTAAGTGCTTCAGGTGCTAGTGATACTGGTGGCATTAATATTTCTGAAAATTCAGAAGAAGGTCGAATTGACCCTGATAGTGTCGGTGATTTTAAAATAACAACCAAATTTGATAGCCAAAGTCTTTCATGGCAATACTATGGCGATGAAGAAAAAATAATGCAGTTAGTCGCAGGTCATACGGTCAATACAACTGACCAGATTTTTGGTAAAGGGCAGTTTATCAAAGTTGATGAAGAATCCTATAATGTGCGTTTTTCATCACAAATCACCTGGCTTGATAATCATAAGTTAGGTTTTGGCTTTGACTACAGTAAATCAGATGTTGATTACAGTTTCGATATGATCCCTTATTACTGTACGGAAAATGATGCCGACTGTAATGAAAACAAAGGTGATCGCATTCAAGATGTTGCCACCCTCACCGATGAAGATATAGCAGTTTATGTTCATGATATTTGGCAGTTAAGTGATGCTTGGCAGCTGACTGTTGGCCTAAGAGCTGAACGTAACGATTACACTGGCCAAAATTTTGTTCATCCTAGGTTAGCCTTAGATTGGTTCGCTACTGATGACTTAACCTTTAAGGCAAAGGCAGGTACTTATAGCCGTTTTCCTGATGTTGATACCGCGTTAAATAAACTAGGCAACCCAAAGATAAAATCACCACAAGCAACACATTACTCATTAGGTGTTGATTATGATTTAAATGGCATTTGGTTCACCTCACTTGATATCTACCATAAAGAGTTAACTAAATTGCCCCGCTCTGTTGATGAAAATACCGCTGTAGAGGATGCTGAAGTGCACTATACCAATGATACCTCAGGCGATGCACAAGGGGTTGAATGGTTAGTTAGGCACGAACGACATAATGGCTGGTTTGGCTGGGCATCATTAAGTTGGTCTCAAAGTCAACGTACGGACGACTTGACTAATGTCACTGCTGATTACTACTTAGATACGCCTCTGGTCGCCAATGTTGTTGTCAATTATGAGTTAAATGAACGTTGGGATTTCGGTTTACGTTTCACTCTGCGCAGTGGCGCAAAATACACGCCTATCGTTGGTTTACGTGAAAACCCTGACTATGAGGACCATTTTTTACCAACATATGGTGAGTTAAACGCCAAAACGTTACCGGTATATCATCGCTTAGATTTAGAAGCTAATTACAAGACAAACTATTGGGGCTACGACGCGCAATGGACTTGGGCTATTATCAATGCCATGGCACAGAAAAATGTCTCAGGTTACTACTACGATCCTAGTGATAACGACAGCCTGACTGAATACAATGTCTCAGGTGAAGAAGATATCGGCGTATTTCCCTACATTGGTTTAAAGATGACTTTTTAG
- a CDS encoding ABC transporter substrate-binding protein, whose protein sequence is MINKNLILSLITLLVFISAVWLYSNFESHWQQPKYPLIIAVSKTPLSTPFYVAKAIGAFDETCVSVKFDEVVGGQRAFAKVMNGDVDFGTSSDSVIAFQSLANKAFVTHAMFVQSDNDVKLITRASVKINSTMDLKGKRIGVTQGTASEYFLSTLLALEGLTIEDVELHHYKPEQLMNGFINNDIDAFVPWEPFGFQSAQLLNGQINIHNTKSLNSLSFNLISVTADNLLVEKAKCVVQGLSIAIDYIASHPSESKQIVMNELKLSAEFIDWVWSDYIFKLGLNQSLMLSVESQAIWAVATQMTQFNEVPNIEHFIDSRAMLQVMPNAVNIPQ, encoded by the coding sequence TTGATTAATAAAAACCTTATTTTGTCTTTGATTACGCTGCTTGTATTTATCAGTGCTGTCTGGCTTTATTCCAATTTTGAATCTCATTGGCAGCAGCCAAAATATCCGCTAATTATTGCGGTTTCTAAAACACCGTTATCAACGCCTTTCTATGTTGCTAAGGCAATAGGAGCCTTTGACGAAACTTGTGTTAGCGTCAAATTTGATGAAGTTGTTGGTGGACAAAGGGCATTTGCTAAAGTTATGAATGGTGATGTTGATTTCGGTACGAGTTCAGACTCAGTTATCGCTTTTCAAAGCTTGGCGAACAAAGCCTTTGTCACCCATGCAATGTTTGTTCAATCTGATAATGATGTCAAACTTATCACTAGAGCCTCTGTGAAAATAAACTCAACTATGGATCTTAAAGGGAAGAGAATTGGCGTAACTCAAGGTACTGCAAGTGAATATTTCTTGAGTACATTATTAGCGCTTGAAGGCTTAACCATAGAAGATGTAGAGCTTCATCATTATAAACCAGAACAGTTAATGAATGGCTTTATAAATAATGATATTGATGCCTTCGTGCCTTGGGAACCTTTTGGGTTTCAAAGCGCTCAATTGCTTAATGGCCAAATTAATATACATAACACTAAAAGTTTAAATTCCTTAAGTTTTAATTTGATTTCTGTCACTGCAGATAATTTACTGGTGGAAAAGGCAAAATGTGTTGTCCAAGGGCTGAGTATTGCCATTGATTACATAGCCTCTCACCCTTCTGAGTCTAAGCAAATAGTGATGAATGAACTTAAACTTTCAGCTGAATTTATTGATTGGGTATGGTCCGATTATATTTTCAAACTAGGGCTCAATCAGTCTTTAATGTTAAGTGTTGAATCACAAGCCATTTGGGCTGTTGCGACCCAGATGACTCAATTTAATGAAGTCCCTAATATCGAGCACTTTATTGACAGTAGAGCTATGTTACAAGTTATGCCTAATGCGGTAAATATCCCCCAATAA
- a CDS encoding sensor domain-containing diguanylate cyclase produces the protein MNISLLQRIFFFTLSCCLLFVLLLGSVIWSSQAIELAFSRNHYAKQLTNQTNTLKQLVANDNIYDSNYSINDWQSLEVKLTALLKSSPKLTEQQLTIQNSLQSQNESLKNLFTLINKNKLKNASEVIKTHLKAKLMTQLEAIRSEALHLSEIAQKDIYNTIQNQAVFIITISAVSILALLFGAFTLTSIVRKSLTEVKCAFEKNHSGDYQNIQLSHHSQEFDSIADAFNTMNEKLSESTISLTEMKKIVEERTHVLEQLSRTDPLTKVANRRALFERANMEFSRAMRSKNNLTLLLLDCDFFKNVNDEFGHLFGDELLIHICNICGQEIRDIDFLARYGGEEFIIVLPNCDIAGGIETANRIQNSLARHCVAIEDKEVCVTLSIGISMLSERHKNLDQLINDADKAMYLAKENGRNRIEVLPAPNLH, from the coding sequence ATGAATATCAGTTTGCTGCAACGTATCTTTTTTTTCACCCTAAGTTGTTGTTTATTATTTGTCTTGTTACTTGGTAGTGTCATCTGGTCATCACAGGCGATAGAGCTGGCTTTCAGTCGAAATCATTATGCGAAACAACTCACTAACCAGACAAATACATTAAAGCAGTTGGTCGCCAATGATAATATTTATGACAGTAATTACAGTATTAATGATTGGCAATCGTTAGAGGTAAAACTAACAGCACTACTCAAATCATCACCCAAATTAACAGAGCAACAGCTAACCATCCAAAACAGTCTTCAAAGTCAAAATGAAAGTTTGAAAAACCTTTTTACTCTGATCAATAAAAACAAACTAAAAAATGCCAGCGAAGTGATAAAAACGCATTTGAAAGCAAAGTTGATGACACAGCTAGAAGCTATTCGATCAGAGGCCTTACACTTGTCAGAAATTGCACAAAAAGATATTTACAACACCATCCAAAACCAAGCTGTTTTTATTATTACAATTTCTGCTGTCAGCATACTCGCTTTGCTATTTGGCGCTTTTACCTTGACCTCTATCGTCAGAAAATCATTGACTGAAGTGAAATGTGCTTTTGAAAAAAACCACAGTGGTGACTATCAAAATATACAGCTTTCTCATCATTCACAAGAATTTGATAGTATCGCTGATGCGTTTAATACCATGAATGAAAAATTAAGTGAATCTACTATTTCTCTAACAGAAATGAAAAAAATAGTGGAGGAAAGAACACATGTCTTAGAGCAGTTATCAAGGACTGATCCTCTCACTAAAGTGGCCAATCGTCGCGCCCTTTTTGAGCGTGCAAATATGGAATTCTCACGGGCAATGAGAAGTAAAAATAACTTGACGTTATTACTATTAGATTGTGACTTCTTTAAGAATGTGAATGACGAATTTGGTCATTTATTTGGTGATGAGTTGTTAATTCATATTTGTAATATTTGTGGTCAAGAAATACGAGATATTGACTTTCTAGCGCGATATGGTGGTGAAGAATTTATTATTGTATTACCAAATTGCGATATAGCTGGTGGTATTGAAACAGCTAACCGCATACAGAATTCACTTGCTAGGCATTGCGTGGCGATAGAAGATAAAGAAGTTTGCGTGACCTTAAGTATTGGTATTTCCATGCTCAGTGAACGACATAAAAACTTAGATCAACTAATTAATGATGCTGATAAAGCTATGTATCTAGCGAAGGAAAATGGTCGAAATCGAATTGAAGTACTCCCTGCACCTAATCTGCACTAA
- a CDS encoding class I SAM-dependent methyltransferase — MSMKTFKGKVTTTLAVLSAMSLFAFSASLLAGSLDLSGRSDDDTQQDTGRKPAQIIDFVGVEKGDKVLDLLAGGGYYSELLSRVVGEKGEVTLQIPKAYLKYAEKSIKVRLANDRLKNVTYLLSEADDLKLSENTYDSAFLVLGFHDMFFKEDSWNFTADEVMPQVLTSLKSGGKLLVIDHDATENSGIRDVKSLHRIDSAFVKADLEKRGFKLVKTSKILENNADDHSKLVFVPELRRKTDRFVMLFEKI; from the coding sequence ATGAGTATGAAGACATTTAAAGGGAAAGTTACCACTACATTAGCGGTACTTTCTGCAATGAGTTTATTCGCTTTTAGTGCATCACTTTTAGCCGGTTCACTCGACTTATCAGGTCGAAGTGATGATGATACCCAGCAAGATACTGGCAGAAAACCTGCACAAATCATCGATTTTGTCGGTGTTGAAAAGGGTGACAAGGTACTCGATCTGTTAGCTGGAGGAGGCTATTATTCTGAACTACTCTCCCGAGTTGTTGGTGAGAAAGGCGAAGTTACCTTACAAATACCTAAGGCATACCTTAAGTATGCCGAAAAATCGATAAAAGTTAGGCTTGCCAATGACAGATTAAAAAATGTTACTTATTTACTCAGTGAAGCCGATGACTTAAAACTGAGTGAAAATACTTATGATAGTGCTTTTTTAGTGTTGGGTTTCCATGACATGTTTTTCAAAGAAGATAGTTGGAACTTCACGGCAGATGAAGTGATGCCACAAGTACTTACATCATTAAAGTCAGGCGGAAAATTATTAGTTATCGACCATGATGCAACAGAAAATAGTGGTATTCGTGATGTTAAGTCACTGCATAGAATTGATAGCGCCTTCGTTAAAGCTGATTTGGAAAAACGTGGTTTTAAATTAGTTAAAACCTCCAAAATATTAGAAAACAATGCAGATGATCACTCTAAATTAGTTTTTGTTCCTGAACTACGCCGCAAAACTGATCGCTTTGTTATGTTGTTTGAGAAAATTTAA
- a CDS encoding thiamine pyrophosphate-dependent enzyme: MSYEMNFGKAYNEQLPTLGETMSDVIRFFGGQYIYGVGGDFAANLIAALSVNEHGEGIQINPSSNEMHAGFSACAQAEVDGMGFCLTTYMVGSLPCTSAAALAVTEGLPVVFISGAPAESEVNQVAIHHTIHPNASWKAEYDNALEAFSALGMRVERLQGQRVEGHPNLAGQRFYQIVSEAYKNKQPVFIEVPRDQVFAKTQPIKLPSTLDDICCGSNILAGTELIVDNILDKLAQAKAPMLYLGDRLKHNEKLKHLIISFADKFNIPYATTWFAKGLFDEYAPLCLGAYNGIFTQTTGREYIEQQVDYVIDIATSIFPQDSNIAFGTGTHKIERFDNKTLLKGGSLLEKDLIAIFERLMEQNISPFEFTAPSQRGLTALSLQLESNELARGDDDIDFNNLAQTLNDLQAQDASTYVYLPEVGNSYFASYSLKVRQSILGRSWLTNPWYGAMGTALPYARVVAQRIKSQQIAERAVVIIGDGGFHFQLNELIHFLKDKSDVTIVYMRNNVFHLGKSGDGAIYHCNDSEFDVHSLVKAYQGDSKTCTSVGEFKAYFKACSQQTGISLIEVPAKPIEARQSNELKLLNLYIKSQNGQAEAVKAWQALTQ, translated from the coding sequence ATGTCGTATGAAATGAACTTTGGCAAAGCTTACAATGAGCAACTACCTACGTTAGGCGAAACCATGAGCGATGTTATTCGCTTTTTTGGTGGCCAGTATATTTATGGTGTTGGTGGCGATTTTGCGGCTAACTTAATAGCAGCTCTTAGTGTTAATGAGCATGGCGAAGGCATTCAAATTAATCCCTCAAGTAATGAAATGCATGCAGGATTTTCAGCGTGTGCTCAGGCTGAAGTCGACGGTATGGGGTTTTGTTTAACGACTTATATGGTTGGTAGTTTACCTTGTACCAGTGCTGCCGCATTAGCGGTCACTGAGGGATTACCTGTTGTCTTTATTTCAGGTGCTCCTGCAGAAAGTGAGGTGAATCAAGTAGCTATTCATCACACTATTCATCCCAATGCCTCATGGAAAGCTGAATATGATAATGCTTTAGAAGCTTTTTCTGCCTTGGGTATGCGTGTAGAGCGTTTACAAGGACAGCGCGTAGAAGGACATCCTAATCTTGCCGGACAACGTTTTTATCAAATTGTCAGTGAAGCGTATAAGAATAAGCAGCCCGTTTTTATTGAAGTACCACGCGACCAAGTCTTTGCTAAAACCCAACCCATTAAGCTACCAAGCACATTGGATGATATTTGCTGTGGAAGTAATATTTTAGCGGGGACAGAGTTAATTGTTGATAATATTTTAGATAAATTGGCCCAAGCCAAAGCACCTATGCTCTATTTAGGCGATCGCCTAAAGCACAATGAAAAACTTAAACATTTGATTATTAGTTTTGCGGATAAATTTAATATTCCCTATGCCACTACTTGGTTTGCTAAAGGGCTTTTTGATGAATACGCACCATTATGTTTAGGTGCTTATAATGGTATTTTTACCCAAACAACTGGCCGTGAGTACATTGAACAACAAGTTGATTATGTTATTGATATTGCTACCAGTATATTCCCGCAAGACAGTAATATTGCCTTTGGCACTGGTACCCATAAAATTGAGCGCTTTGATAATAAAACACTGTTAAAAGGCGGTTCACTATTAGAGAAAGACCTTATCGCTATCTTTGAGCGCTTGATGGAGCAAAACATTAGCCCCTTCGAGTTTACAGCGCCATCTCAAAGAGGTTTAACAGCGCTGTCGCTACAGCTTGAAAGTAATGAATTAGCTAGAGGTGATGATGACATTGATTTTAATAACTTGGCGCAAACACTTAATGACTTACAGGCACAAGATGCCAGTACCTATGTTTATCTACCTGAAGTAGGTAATTCATATTTTGCCAGTTACAGTTTGAAAGTTCGTCAATCAATACTTGGTCGCTCTTGGCTTACTAATCCTTGGTACGGCGCAATGGGCACAGCATTACCTTATGCCAGAGTGGTCGCTCAACGCATCAAGTCACAACAAATAGCGGAACGTGCAGTAGTGATTATTGGTGATGGTGGTTTTCACTTTCAATTAAATGAATTGATCCACTTTTTAAAGGATAAATCAGACGTTACTATCGTATATATGCGTAATAATGTTTTTCACTTAGGCAAAAGTGGTGATGGCGCTATTTATCACTGTAATGACAGTGAATTTGATGTGCATAGTTTAGTGAAAGCCTATCAAGGTGATAGCAAAACATGTACTAGCGTCGGTGAGTTTAAAGCTTACTTTAAAGCATGCAGTCAGCAAACAGGCATCTCCTTAATTGAAGTGCCAGCAAAACCGATTGAAGCAAGACAAAGCAACGAACTGAAGTTATTAAATCTGTATATCAAATCTCAAAATGGTCAAGCTGAAGCAGTGAAAGCATGGCAAGCATTAACTCAGTAA
- a CDS encoding phytanoyl-CoA dioxygenase family protein, producing MNKAYRESGYLLIKNFLNESEVLKLHTVVAEFHRLWQKDNATYYAQSAVNSAYLTNREYLNDRQRQVLFDFIGSEKVMSIVNELIPQQPCFLNTQLFFNPMNPKQRNYWHRDPQYHLSIEQQKVALLASDVIHFRLPLLDEPGIELVPGTHKRWDSTEELKVRLEQAGDKNNQPLSQGKIIKLEAGDLLIFSANMIHRGLYGLDRLAFDILFCQPDPSVIQFVSNDSLPTAEALTSLENSDAFDNTIKLYQPD from the coding sequence ATAAATAAAGCATACCGTGAAAGTGGTTACTTACTAATTAAGAATTTTCTTAATGAAAGTGAAGTCTTAAAGTTACATACCGTAGTAGCGGAGTTTCATCGTTTATGGCAAAAGGACAATGCCACTTATTATGCGCAGAGCGCGGTGAATTCAGCTTATCTGACTAATCGAGAATACTTAAATGATAGACAGCGACAAGTGCTGTTTGATTTTATTGGTTCAGAAAAAGTAATGTCTATTGTTAATGAACTAATCCCCCAACAACCTTGCTTTTTAAATACCCAACTATTTTTTAATCCGATGAACCCGAAGCAGCGTAACTATTGGCATAGAGATCCGCAATATCACCTATCTATTGAACAGCAAAAAGTAGCTTTATTGGCATCTGATGTGATTCACTTTCGGCTACCTTTACTTGATGAGCCAGGTATTGAATTGGTGCCAGGTACACATAAACGTTGGGACTCTACTGAAGAGCTTAAGGTAAGGTTAGAGCAAGCAGGTGATAAAAATAATCAGCCACTATCACAAGGAAAAATCATTAAACTTGAAGCGGGAGATTTATTAATCTTTTCGGCAAATATGATTCATCGTGGTTTATATGGCTTGGATCGTTTGGCATTCGATATACTCTTTTGCCAGCCTGACCCAAGTGTTATTCAATTTGTGTCCAATGACTCTTTACCAACTGCTGAGGCCTTAACAAGTCTTGAAAATTCAGATGCTTTTGACAATACTATTAAGTTATACCAACCAGACTAA
- a CDS encoding S46 family peptidase, with protein MIKMKQFLSWSVILPTLALSAGSALADEGMWQPNQLPTIAKELTNAGLKLNPNDLTDLTGFPMGAIVSLGGCTASFVSDQGLVATNHHCVYGSVQYNSTAENNLLKNGFLAKNFAEELPATPGSRIYVTEEITEVTKLVKSGVTEKMSGSDRYKAVDTNSKKLVAECENDDRYRCSVVNFHGGLEYYLFKQLTIRDVRLVHAPASSIGKYGGDIDNWMWPRHTGDYGFYRAYVGKDGQPADFSKDNVPYKPKHHLKVNKSSVDDGDYIMVLGYPGRTNRYRTAYEVENTFSWTYPHAKAYREEIIDLIHTHSEVGSEARIKYESTLAGLANYAKNYGSMIHSYNKGTFLQRKQTLETNLAKWLNSSAKRKAQYGEALSGLDKLVKMDDKQQARDLILGYMRYSKMLSTAKKLHRLAVENTKANIDRERGYQERDIARFEQGMKSVDRRYDEKIDQEILVAMLTHYVALPKAERLKSFDKFFGLTNTTAKNFNEKKLRKQLSKMYKNTKLNSQEQRLALMNNSVSDFNNSKDPFIQLAVSSFKERKAIEDKSKELAGNIQAFRPKYMEALIAYFNDNDLPVYADANSTLRITYGNVKGYSPQDGLTATPYTTLEGIVAKDTGVAPFDAPQKQLDLINKKQYGEYAKKALGSVPVNYLGTLDITGGNSGSPTLNDKAEFVGLVFDGVYESIIGDWDYDTKLNRSIHVDVRYMLWVMEHVDGATNLIEEMDIVE; from the coding sequence ATGATTAAAATGAAACAATTTCTGAGCTGGTCAGTAATACTGCCAACACTAGCTCTTAGCGCAGGTTCAGCATTAGCCGATGAAGGTATGTGGCAACCAAACCAATTACCAACTATCGCTAAAGAATTAACCAACGCGGGTTTAAAGTTAAATCCAAATGATTTAACCGATCTTACCGGCTTCCCTATGGGTGCCATTGTTAGTTTGGGTGGTTGTACCGCATCGTTTGTTTCTGATCAGGGCTTGGTAGCAACTAACCATCATTGTGTTTACGGTTCAGTGCAATACAACTCAACAGCAGAAAACAACTTACTTAAAAATGGTTTTTTAGCTAAAAATTTCGCTGAAGAATTACCAGCAACACCAGGTAGTCGCATTTATGTAACAGAAGAGATTACCGAAGTAACTAAATTGGTAAAATCAGGCGTTACAGAGAAAATGTCAGGTAGTGATCGTTACAAAGCGGTTGATACCAATTCTAAAAAATTAGTCGCTGAATGTGAAAATGATGATAGATACCGCTGTAGTGTAGTTAACTTTCACGGCGGTTTAGAATATTACTTATTCAAGCAGCTTACTATTCGTGATGTGCGTTTAGTTCATGCGCCTGCTAGCAGTATTGGTAAATACGGCGGCGATATCGATAACTGGATGTGGCCACGTCACACGGGTGATTACGGTTTTTACCGCGCCTATGTTGGTAAAGATGGTCAACCTGCTGATTTCAGTAAAGACAATGTTCCATACAAACCTAAGCATCACTTAAAAGTAAACAAAAGCAGTGTTGATGACGGTGATTACATCATGGTTCTTGGTTACCCTGGCCGAACTAACCGCTACCGTACAGCTTATGAAGTTGAAAATACTTTCTCTTGGACTTACCCACACGCTAAAGCGTACCGTGAAGAGATTATTGATTTAATTCATACGCATTCAGAGGTAGGTAGTGAAGCGCGTATTAAATATGAAAGCACATTAGCTGGTCTTGCTAACTATGCTAAAAACTATGGTTCAATGATCCACAGTTACAACAAGGGTACTTTTTTACAACGTAAGCAAACACTTGAAACGAACTTAGCTAAATGGTTAAACAGCAGTGCAAAGCGTAAAGCCCAATATGGTGAAGCGTTATCTGGTTTAGACAAATTAGTTAAAATGGATGATAAGCAACAAGCACGTGATTTAATTTTAGGTTATATGCGTTACAGCAAAATGTTATCAACTGCGAAAAAACTTCACCGTTTAGCCGTTGAAAACACTAAAGCAAATATTGACCGTGAACGTGGTTATCAAGAACGTGATATCGCCCGTTTTGAACAAGGCATGAAATCTGTTGATCGTCGTTATGATGAAAAAATTGATCAAGAAATCCTTGTCGCTATGCTAACGCACTACGTTGCTTTACCTAAAGCTGAGCGTCTTAAATCATTTGATAAATTCTTTGGTTTAACCAATACCACAGCTAAAAACTTTAACGAGAAGAAGCTTCGCAAGCAATTAAGCAAAATGTATAAAAACACCAAACTTAATTCACAAGAACAACGTTTAGCGCTGATGAATAACTCTGTAAGTGATTTTAACAACAGCAAAGACCCGTTTATTCAATTAGCTGTTTCTAGTTTTAAAGAACGTAAAGCGATTGAAGACAAATCGAAAGAGCTAGCAGGTAATATTCAAGCTTTCCGTCCTAAGTACATGGAAGCGCTTATCGCTTACTTCAACGATAACGACTTACCTGTATATGCGGATGCTAACAGCACTTTGCGTATTACTTACGGTAATGTAAAAGGTTATTCTCCTCAAGATGGTTTAACGGCTACGCCTTATACTACGCTTGAAGGTATTGTTGCTAAAGATACTGGTGTTGCACCATTTGATGCACCACAAAAGCAATTAGATTTAATCAATAAAAAACAGTACGGCGAGTACGCGAAAAAAGCACTTGGCTCAGTACCTGTTAACTACTTAGGTACACTTGATATTACCGGTGGTAACTCAGGTTCACCTACGCTAAATGACAAAGCTGAATTTGTTGGTTTAGTATTTGACGGTGTTTATGAAAGCATTATTGGTGATTGGGATTACGATACTAAGTTGAATCGCTCAATTCACGTTGATGTACGTTACATGCTTTGGGTTATGGAGCACGTAGATGGCGCCACTAACCTAATCGAAGAAATGGATATTGTTGAATAG